A stretch of the Candidatus Polarisedimenticolia bacterium genome encodes the following:
- the eno gene encoding phosphopyruvate hydratase → MAKIETLLAREILDSRGNPTLEVEAVLSDGSRGRAAVPSGASTGSREALELRDGEKERYLGKGVLTAARNVTATLLPALKGMEAADQAGVDRKMIQIDGSETKSRLGANALLGVSLAVARAAAAAAGLPLYRHLGGDAAVELPVPMLNIVNGGVHADNNLDIQEFMIAPAGAPSFREGLRMAAEIYQRLKSVLKSKGLSTAVGDEGGFAPRFASHSEALDCILEAGGAAGYRPGKDFVLCLDAAASEFFRDGRYVLEAESPPERSSRDMVAFYADLAARYPIVSIEDGLAEGDWDGWSELTRELGSGLQLVGDDLFVTNPAILREGIRKKVANAILIKLNQIGTLTETRDAIDLARGSGYACVVSHRSGETEDTTIADLAVALNLGQIKTGAPARSERVAKYNRLLRIEEELGTRARYRGLAVYTRSSGGA, encoded by the coding sequence TTGGCGAAGATCGAGACCCTGCTGGCCCGTGAGATTCTCGACTCCCGGGGCAATCCGACGCTCGAGGTAGAAGCCGTCCTCTCCGACGGTTCGCGCGGCCGCGCCGCCGTCCCGTCGGGAGCATCGACCGGCTCGCGTGAGGCCCTGGAGCTGCGAGACGGCGAGAAGGAACGCTACCTTGGAAAAGGCGTCCTCACGGCGGCGCGCAACGTCACGGCCACTCTGCTGCCCGCCTTGAAAGGGATGGAGGCCGCCGATCAGGCCGGCGTGGATCGAAAAATGATCCAGATCGACGGCAGCGAAACGAAATCCCGCCTCGGCGCCAACGCCCTGCTCGGCGTGTCGCTGGCGGTGGCGCGCGCCGCGGCCGCGGCCGCGGGGCTGCCCTTGTACCGCCACCTGGGAGGCGATGCGGCCGTCGAGCTCCCGGTACCGATGCTGAACATCGTCAACGGCGGCGTTCATGCCGACAACAACCTCGATATCCAGGAGTTCATGATCGCCCCCGCCGGGGCACCCTCGTTCCGGGAGGGGCTCCGCATGGCGGCCGAGATCTATCAGCGGCTCAAATCCGTTCTCAAGAGCAAGGGCCTGTCGACTGCGGTGGGCGACGAAGGGGGCTTCGCTCCGCGCTTCGCCTCGCACTCCGAGGCCTTGGATTGCATCCTCGAGGCCGGCGGCGCGGCCGGGTACCGGCCCGGCAAGGACTTCGTCCTCTGCCTGGACGCGGCGGCTTCCGAGTTTTTTCGCGACGGCCGCTATGTCCTCGAAGCGGAGTCTCCGCCGGAACGCTCGTCGCGCGACATGGTGGCTTTCTACGCCGACCTGGCGGCGCGCTACCCGATTGTCAGCATCGAGGACGGGCTGGCGGAGGGGGATTGGGACGGCTGGTCGGAGCTCACGCGCGAGCTGGGAAGCGGACTCCAGCTGGTGGGTGACGACCTCTTCGTGACCAACCCGGCGATCCTGCGGGAGGGAATCCGGAAGAAGGTGGCCAACGCCATCCTGATCAAGCTGAACCAGATCGGCACGCTCACCGAGACCCGGGACGCCATCGACCTGGCGCGCGGCTCCGGCTATGCTTGCGTGGTTTCGCACCGATCCGGCGAGACGGAGGACACGACGATTGCCGACCTTGCGGTGGCTTTGAATCTGGGACAGATTAAGACGGGCGCCCCGGCCCGCTCCGAGAGGGTGGCCAAGTACAACCGGCTCCTGCGCATCGAGGAGGAACTCGGGACCCGCGCCCGCTATCGCGGCCTTGCCGTGTACACCCGTTCCTCGGGAGGGGCTTGA
- a CDS encoding phosphoglucomutase/phosphomannomutase family protein, with product MPTPPIAFGASGWRGILGDDFTFSNVRRVTRAVARCFRAAAAPKSPRVFIGYDTRFLSEHFSREVASVLHAEGVRPVLSAGFVPTPAVSHAVLHGRFDGAIHLTGGHQTSEYHGMKIAVRDGLPAPPEMMRSVEAILRENPDPSPAPPLDPSRVKQIDAAPEYRKAVRRHFRPRVLARGRLKLVWDSGHGAGGDHLPALVGAAARVSSIRTGRDVTFGGLLPDCSERHLAPLIEEVRRRGAHLGLATDGDADRFGVVDRGGRFVPANFLLPLLADYLLETRRPGSGIARSVATTRLLDDVAALHGVSIFETPVGSQEARPLLSSGRAFLACEESAGMTLRGHVPENDGLLAGCLIAEMVAFRRKPLHHQIQDLFRRIPQRVSRREDYRLDSEQIEELRLRLENPPESLAGRKVARIERHDGPLLIFQDGSWFFARLSGTEPVARCYAEARSPRDLARLLDAGRALIQAR from the coding sequence ATGCCCACCCCACCCATCGCCTTCGGAGCATCCGGCTGGCGAGGGATTCTCGGCGATGATTTCACTTTCAGCAACGTGCGCCGCGTGACGCGGGCCGTGGCGCGCTGCTTTCGCGCCGCCGCTGCGCCCAAATCCCCGCGCGTCTTCATCGGCTACGACACCCGCTTTCTCTCCGAGCATTTTTCCCGTGAAGTCGCCTCCGTGCTCCACGCCGAAGGCGTCAGGCCCGTTCTCTCCGCCGGCTTCGTGCCGACTCCGGCAGTTTCGCACGCGGTGCTCCACGGCCGCTTCGACGGCGCCATCCATCTGACCGGCGGGCACCAGACCTCGGAGTACCATGGCATGAAGATCGCGGTGCGCGACGGCCTGCCCGCCCCCCCGGAAATGATGCGCAGTGTCGAGGCCATCCTGCGCGAGAACCCCGACCCGTCGCCTGCGCCGCCTCTCGATCCGAGCCGCGTCAAACAAATCGATGCGGCCCCCGAGTATCGCAAGGCCGTGAGACGCCACTTCCGGCCGCGGGTTCTGGCTCGCGGGCGGCTGAAGCTCGTGTGGGATTCCGGGCATGGAGCGGGAGGCGATCACCTGCCCGCCCTGGTGGGCGCCGCAGCCCGGGTCAGCTCCATCAGGACGGGGCGCGACGTGACCTTCGGCGGGCTGCTGCCCGATTGCAGCGAGCGCCACCTGGCACCGCTGATCGAGGAGGTGCGGCGCCGCGGCGCCCATTTGGGCCTGGCCACCGACGGCGACGCCGACCGCTTCGGAGTCGTCGACCGGGGCGGGCGCTTCGTGCCGGCCAACTTCCTGCTGCCTCTGCTGGCGGATTACCTGCTCGAGACCCGCCGACCGGGCTCCGGCATCGCGCGCAGCGTCGCCACGACCCGTCTCCTGGATGATGTCGCGGCCCTGCACGGCGTCTCGATCTTCGAGACTCCTGTGGGATCGCAGGAAGCCCGGCCGCTGCTTTCCAGCGGCCGCGCGTTTCTGGCCTGCGAGGAGAGCGCCGGCATGACTTTGCGCGGACACGTCCCGGAGAACGACGGTTTGCTGGCCGGCTGCCTGATCGCCGAGATGGTGGCCTTCCGCCGCAAGCCCCTGCACCATCAGATCCAGGACCTGTTTCGCCGCATTCCGCAGCGCGTGTCGAGGCGAGAGGACTATCGGCTCGATTCGGAGCAGATCGAAGAGCTGCGCCTGCGCCTGGAGAATCCTCCGGAGTCGCTGGCGGGCCGCAAGGTGGCCCGCATCGAGCGGCACGATGGTCCGCTGCTGATCTTCCAGGACGGCTCCTGGTTTTTCGCGCGCCTCTCGGGGACCGAGCCGGTGGCGCGCTGTTACGCGGAGGCCCGCAGCCCCCGGGACCTCGCCCGTCTTCTGGACGCCGGCAGGGCGCTCATCCAGGCGCGCTGA
- the cutA gene encoding divalent-cation tolerance protein CutA has protein sequence MENDAILVLSTASSEKEAMMIAQALVEHELAACVNVVPAIRSIYRWKGKIWNEVENMLFIKTTSPQLEELKKMIKELHSYELPEVLAVKIDDGEKNVLNWIGSSVKGGRERF, from the coding sequence ATGGAAAACGACGCCATTCTGGTTCTGTCCACCGCGTCCTCGGAAAAGGAAGCCATGATGATCGCCCAGGCGCTGGTGGAGCACGAGCTCGCCGCCTGCGTGAACGTGGTGCCCGCGATCCGGTCCATCTATCGATGGAAGGGAAAGATCTGGAACGAGGTGGAGAACATGCTGTTCATCAAGACCACCTCGCCGCAGCTCGAAGAGCTCAAGAAGATGATCAAGGAGCTCCATTCCTACGAGCTCCCGGAAGTTCTGGCGGTGAAGATCGACGATGGTGAGAAGAACGTCCTGAACTGGATCGGCTCGTCGGTCAAGGGGGGCCGCGAGCGTTTCTGA